The Streptomyces cynarae genome contains a region encoding:
- a CDS encoding cytochrome c biogenesis CcdA family protein, giving the protein MTSVSTLAAEGYNGTVLNGALLVALPVALLGGLVSFFSPCVLPLVPGYLSYVTGVTGTDLAEARRGRMVAGASLFVLGFTAVFVSSGALFGFFGSTLQEHKDVLSKVLGVFMILMGLFFMGAMPWFTQREFRFHKRPVAGLVSAPVLGALFGIGWTPCIGPTLSSVLMLSSDQGSAGRGALLTVAYCLGLGVPFVLAAVAFRKALGAFGWIKRHYQWVMRIGGGMMIATGLLLVTGAWDGIVQQMQSWSDGFTVGV; this is encoded by the coding sequence GTGACGTCCGTCTCCACGCTCGCTGCCGAGGGCTACAACGGCACGGTGCTCAACGGCGCCCTGCTGGTCGCCCTCCCCGTCGCCCTGCTCGGCGGTCTCGTCTCCTTCTTCTCCCCGTGCGTCCTGCCGCTGGTGCCCGGCTATCTGTCGTATGTGACCGGGGTCACCGGCACCGACCTGGCCGAGGCCCGGCGCGGGCGGATGGTCGCGGGCGCCTCCCTGTTCGTGCTCGGCTTCACCGCCGTGTTCGTCTCCAGCGGGGCGCTGTTCGGGTTCTTCGGCTCGACGCTCCAGGAACACAAGGACGTTCTGTCCAAGGTGCTGGGCGTCTTCATGATCCTCATGGGTCTGTTCTTCATGGGGGCGATGCCCTGGTTCACCCAGCGGGAGTTCCGCTTCCACAAGCGGCCCGTGGCGGGTCTGGTCAGCGCGCCCGTGCTGGGCGCACTGTTCGGCATCGGCTGGACCCCGTGCATCGGCCCGACCCTGTCCTCGGTGCTGATGCTCTCCTCCGACCAGGGCAGCGCAGGCCGCGGCGCCCTCCTCACCGTCGCCTACTGCCTCGGCCTCGGTGTGCCCTTCGTGCTCGCCGCCGTCGCCTTCCGCAAGGCGCTCGGCGCGTTCGGCTGGATCAAGCGGCACTACCAGTGGGTGATGCGCATCGGCGGCGGCATGATGATCGCGACCGGGCTGCTGCTGGTCACCGGCGCCTGGGACGGCATCGTGCAGCAGATGCAGAGCTGGTCCGACGGCTTCACGGTGGGGGTCTGA
- a CDS encoding SRPBCC domain-containing protein, which yields MTDPIEEGAAEHRGDAYVRHYLLRLPRPVEDVWPVLASAAGLAEWLAPAEPFEPRLGGAVGLRLPDGPAEGRITAWDVERVAEYTVAGRGRIRFHLEPGRPTGTTVRFTHESGEDRDPGWRERFERLLGSLAQALDDGA from the coding sequence ATGACCGATCCCATCGAAGAGGGCGCAGCCGAGCACCGGGGGGACGCGTACGTACGGCACTACCTGCTGCGCCTGCCCCGCCCCGTGGAGGACGTCTGGCCGGTGCTGGCCTCCGCCGCGGGCCTCGCGGAGTGGCTGGCCCCCGCAGAGCCGTTCGAACCACGGCTCGGCGGCGCGGTGGGCCTGCGGCTCCCTGACGGCCCGGCCGAGGGCCGGATCACGGCCTGGGACGTGGAACGGGTCGCCGAGTACACGGTGGCGGGCCGGGGCCGCATCCGCTTCCACCTGGAGCCGGGCCGCCCGACGGGGACGACGGTGCGGTTCACGCACGAGAGCGGGGAGGACAGGGACCCGGGCTGGCGGGAACGGTTCGAACGCCTGCTGGGATCCTTGGCCCAGGCTCTCGACGACGGTGCCTAG
- the ccsB gene encoding c-type cytochrome biogenesis protein CcsB: MTLATATNEHLANISNALIYSAMAVYTLAFFAYIAEWLFGSRSKVARTANALTTEAGRKAAGPAVTVNKAGGTAVLERPKVVTRAVAGARDVPDGPGAHGSDEQGDLYGRIAISLTVLAFLVELAGVIARAASVERAPWGNMYEFNITFSTVAVGVYLTLLALKKNVRWLGLFLTTTVLLDLGLAVTVLYTASDQLVPALHSYWLYIHVSTAIVCGAVFYVGAVGTILYLFKDSYENKLASGGKPGTFATSVLERLPSSASLDKFSYRVNAAVFPLWTFTIIAGAIWAESAWGRYWGWDPKETWAFITWVAYACYLHARSTAGWKGRKAAYIALIAFGCWLFNYYGVNIFVGGKHSYAGV; this comes from the coding sequence GTGACCCTCGCCACCGCCACCAACGAACACCTCGCGAACATCAGCAACGCGCTGATCTACTCCGCGATGGCCGTCTACACCCTGGCCTTCTTCGCGTACATCGCCGAATGGCTCTTCGGCAGCCGCAGCAAGGTCGCCCGCACGGCCAACGCGCTCACCACCGAGGCCGGGCGGAAGGCCGCCGGGCCCGCGGTGACGGTCAACAAGGCGGGGGGCACCGCGGTCCTGGAGCGGCCCAAGGTCGTCACCCGGGCCGTGGCCGGCGCCCGTGACGTTCCGGACGGCCCCGGCGCCCACGGCAGTGACGAGCAGGGCGACCTCTACGGGCGTATCGCCATCTCCCTCACCGTGCTCGCCTTCCTCGTGGAGCTGGCCGGCGTGATCGCCCGCGCGGCCTCCGTCGAGCGGGCGCCGTGGGGCAACATGTACGAGTTCAACATCACGTTCTCCACGGTCGCCGTCGGCGTCTACCTCACGCTGCTCGCGCTGAAGAAGAACGTGCGCTGGCTCGGCCTCTTCCTGACCACCACGGTCCTGCTCGACCTCGGCCTCGCCGTCACCGTCCTCTACACGGCGAGCGACCAGCTGGTCCCCGCCCTGCACTCGTACTGGCTGTACATCCACGTCTCCACCGCGATCGTCTGCGGCGCGGTCTTCTACGTCGGCGCGGTCGGCACGATCCTGTACCTGTTCAAGGACTCCTACGAGAACAAGCTGGCGAGCGGCGGCAAGCCCGGCACCTTCGCCACGTCCGTCCTGGAGCGGCTGCCGTCCTCGGCGTCCCTCGACAAGTTCTCCTACCGCGTGAACGCCGCCGTCTTCCCGCTGTGGACGTTCACGATCATCGCGGGCGCCATCTGGGCGGAGTCGGCCTGGGGGCGGTACTGGGGCTGGGACCCCAAGGAGACCTGGGCGTTCATCACCTGGGTCGCCTACGCGTGCTACCTGCACGCCCGCTCCACGGCCGGCTGGAAGGGCCGCAAGGCGGCGTACATCGCGCTCATCGCCTTCGGCTGCTGGCTGTTCAACTACTACGGCGTGAACATCTTCGTGGGCGGCAAGCACTCGTACGCGGGCGTGTAA
- a CDS encoding polysaccharide deacetylase family protein translates to MRDISRRGLIGLGAGAAAAMGLAACGTQHDGASPAHGSDKGGSDGSGGPSNSPTATARPLGDGSTADTGKQPNQPDKPVPLEPGQTPPQFVVFSWDGAGEVGNGLFPRFLDLAKEHGAHMTFFLSGLYLLPESKKRKYLPPNNAPGASDIGYLSDDHVKATLTNVRRAWLEGHEIGTHFNGHFCGEAHGSVKWWTPKQWHSEIEQAKAFVKEWKTNTGWHDMPPLPFDYDKELVGGRTPCLLGQDNLLPTARELGWRYDASSPGGNQVWPTKRHGLWDYPLQAIPFPGHSFQVLSMDYNIMANQSKNSTKAPAYNYPGWRQQAAQAYIAGFKRAYETNRAPFFIGNHFEHWNGGIYMDAVEEAFKHIAREKEKGADVRIVSFRQFTDWIDVQRPEVVAKLRTLGVGQAPAGGWKAFLSETSGAGKKTSSTTSGTTSGSPSNPA, encoded by the coding sequence ATGCGGGACATCAGCCGACGGGGACTGATAGGACTCGGCGCGGGTGCGGCGGCGGCCATGGGACTCGCCGCGTGCGGTACCCAGCACGACGGCGCCAGTCCTGCCCACGGTTCCGACAAGGGGGGATCCGACGGTTCCGGCGGTCCCAGCAACAGCCCCACGGCCACCGCCCGTCCGCTGGGTGACGGCTCCACCGCCGACACCGGCAAGCAGCCGAATCAGCCGGACAAGCCGGTGCCGCTGGAGCCGGGCCAGACTCCTCCGCAGTTCGTGGTCTTCTCCTGGGACGGCGCCGGCGAGGTCGGCAACGGCCTCTTCCCGCGCTTCCTCGACCTCGCCAAGGAGCACGGCGCGCACATGACGTTCTTCCTCTCCGGGCTCTACCTGCTGCCGGAGTCGAAGAAGCGCAAGTACCTGCCGCCGAACAACGCGCCGGGCGCCTCCGACATCGGCTACCTCAGCGACGACCACGTCAAGGCCACGCTGACCAACGTCCGCCGGGCCTGGCTCGAAGGCCACGAGATAGGCACCCACTTCAACGGCCACTTCTGTGGCGAAGCTCACGGCTCGGTCAAGTGGTGGACGCCCAAGCAGTGGCACAGCGAGATCGAGCAGGCCAAGGCCTTCGTCAAGGAGTGGAAGACCAACACCGGCTGGCACGACATGCCGCCCCTGCCCTTCGACTACGACAAGGAGCTGGTCGGCGGCCGTACGCCCTGCCTGCTCGGCCAGGACAACCTGCTGCCCACCGCCCGCGAACTGGGCTGGCGCTACGACGCCTCCTCGCCCGGCGGCAACCAGGTGTGGCCGACGAAGCGGCACGGGCTCTGGGACTACCCGCTCCAGGCGATCCCGTTCCCGGGGCACAGCTTCCAGGTGCTGTCCATGGACTACAACATCATGGCCAACCAGTCGAAGAACTCGACCAAGGCGCCCGCGTACAACTACCCGGGCTGGCGCCAGCAGGCAGCACAGGCCTACATAGCCGGATTCAAGCGGGCGTATGAGACAAACCGGGCGCCCTTCTTCATAGGCAACCACTTCGAGCACTGGAACGGCGGCATCTACATGGACGCCGTCGAAGAGGCGTTCAAGCACATCGCTCGGGAGAAGGAGAAGGGCGCCGACGTCCGCATCGTCTCCTTCCGGCAGTTCACGGACTGGATCGACGTGCAGCGGCCCGAGGTCGTGGCCAAGCTGCGCACGCTCGGGGTCGGGCAGGCGCCGGCCGGCGGCTGGAAGGCGTTCCTCTCCGAAACCTCCGGCGCCGGCAAGAAGACGTCGAGCACCACTTCGGGCACCACTTCGGGCAGTCCCTCGAACCCCGCCTGA
- a CDS encoding TlpA family protein disulfide reductase, which translates to MSAACRAPQRLNRTSSRSRRRAVLATAGAAVAALVLSACGSGGTSGGSGNTNFITGKDGIATVEKSERADAPDLSGTTVDGKKLDVADYKGKVVVINVWGSWCPPCRAEAPNFVKVAKETASKGVQFVGINTRDTSTGPAQAFEQQYGVTYPSLYDPTGKLMLRFKKGTLNPQAIPSTLIIDRDGKIAARTLQALTEDKLREMLDPVVAEK; encoded by the coding sequence ATGAGTGCCGCCTGTCGCGCCCCCCAGCGCCTGAACCGCACCAGTAGCCGCAGCCGCCGACGCGCCGTCCTGGCCACCGCCGGGGCCGCCGTCGCGGCGCTCGTCCTGTCCGCCTGCGGATCCGGCGGCACCTCGGGGGGTTCGGGCAACACCAACTTCATCACCGGCAAGGACGGCATCGCGACCGTCGAGAAGAGCGAGCGGGCCGACGCCCCCGACCTGTCCGGCACCACCGTCGACGGCAAGAAGCTCGACGTCGCCGACTACAAGGGCAAGGTCGTCGTCATCAACGTCTGGGGCTCCTGGTGCCCGCCCTGCCGCGCCGAGGCGCCCAACTTCGTCAAGGTCGCCAAGGAGACGGCGAGCAAGGGCGTCCAGTTCGTCGGCATCAACACCCGCGACACCAGCACCGGTCCGGCCCAAGCCTTCGAGCAGCAGTACGGGGTCACGTACCCCAGCCTGTACGACCCGACCGGCAAGCTGATGCTCCGCTTCAAGAAGGGCACGCTCAACCCGCAGGCGATCCCGTCCACGCTGATCATCGACCGGGACGGGAAGATCGCCGCGCGCACACTGCAGGCCCTCACCGAGGACAAGCTGCGCGAGATGCTCGACCCGGTCGTCGCGGAGAAGTGA
- the resB gene encoding cytochrome c biogenesis protein ResB codes for MSDTRSTDVHSEEAPEILAQGSEADLGEAGSQLSTAPVETAVPGSFGGSRAPGAKGWITWTAREIIGWTRWFWRQLTSMRVALILLFLLSLAAVPGSLIPQTGQNALKVQDFKDSHKTLGEIYDKLGLFHVYSSVWFSAIYILLFISLIGCIVPRTLQFTGQLRGRPPAAPKRLTRLPAYATWRTDADPEQVREAALAVLGRRRFRAHVAGDAVAAEKGYLREAGNLVFHIALVVMLVAFAWGQLYKTEGNKLIVEGDGFSNTLTQYDDFKSGNLFSDDNLVPFSFTLDKFTGTYERNGPNKGTPRTYQANITYSVGAYGKDKKTTIKVNEPLVIGDAKVYLVSHGYAPVVTVRDGKGNVVFHDAVPLLPIDSNVTSQGAIKVLDGYKNAEGQSEQLGFPAFFVPTFAGAGQGTMFSQFPALDYPVLAVSAYHGDLGVNAGIPQNVYQLDTKARGLKPFKDAKGDIVKARLLPGETMKLPGGNGSITFDKEIKSWAGFQVVQQPGTGWALGGAIAAIFGLAASLFIQRRRVWVRATTGADGVTVVEMAGLGRSESAKVPEELGDLAALVHEQAPTKTDENDETAESDESADDTTPDADPEQEPDAATPVPAAEGAQKK; via the coding sequence ATGAGCGACACACGGAGCACCGACGTGCACAGTGAAGAGGCCCCCGAGATCCTGGCGCAGGGCAGTGAGGCCGACCTCGGCGAGGCCGGGTCGCAACTGTCCACCGCCCCCGTCGAGACGGCTGTGCCCGGCTCCTTCGGCGGCTCCCGCGCCCCCGGCGCCAAGGGCTGGATCACCTGGACCGCGCGGGAGATCATCGGCTGGACCCGCTGGTTCTGGCGGCAGCTGACCTCCATGCGGGTCGCGCTGATCCTGCTGTTCCTGCTCTCGCTCGCCGCGGTCCCCGGCTCGCTGATCCCGCAGACCGGCCAGAACGCGCTGAAGGTCCAGGACTTCAAGGACTCGCACAAGACGCTCGGCGAGATCTACGACAAGCTCGGGCTGTTCCACGTCTACAGCTCGGTGTGGTTCTCCGCGATCTACATCCTGCTGTTCATCTCGCTCATCGGCTGCATCGTGCCGCGCACCTTGCAGTTCACCGGCCAGCTCAGGGGCCGCCCGCCGGCCGCCCCCAAGCGGCTGACCCGGCTGCCCGCGTACGCGACCTGGCGCACGGACGCCGACCCCGAGCAGGTCCGCGAGGCCGCGCTGGCGGTTCTGGGACGCCGCCGCTTCCGCGCGCATGTCGCCGGGGACGCGGTGGCCGCCGAGAAGGGCTATCTGCGCGAGGCCGGCAACCTGGTCTTCCACATCGCGCTCGTCGTGATGCTGGTCGCCTTCGCCTGGGGCCAGCTGTACAAGACGGAGGGCAACAAGCTGATCGTCGAGGGCGACGGCTTCTCCAACACCCTCACCCAGTACGACGACTTCAAGTCCGGCAACCTCTTCAGCGACGACAACCTGGTGCCGTTCAGCTTCACCCTGGACAAGTTCACCGGCACCTACGAGCGCAACGGCCCCAACAAGGGCACTCCGCGCACCTACCAGGCGAACATCACCTACAGCGTGGGCGCCTACGGCAAGGACAAGAAGACCACCATCAAGGTCAACGAGCCGTTGGTGATCGGCGACGCCAAGGTGTACCTGGTCAGCCACGGCTACGCGCCCGTCGTCACCGTCCGGGACGGCAAGGGGAACGTCGTCTTCCATGACGCCGTGCCGCTGCTGCCGATCGACTCCAACGTGACCTCCCAGGGCGCCATCAAGGTCCTCGACGGCTACAAGAACGCTGAGGGCCAGTCCGAGCAGCTCGGCTTCCCGGCGTTCTTCGTGCCGACCTTCGCGGGCGCCGGCCAGGGCACGATGTTCTCCCAGTTCCCGGCGCTCGACTACCCGGTGCTCGCGGTGTCCGCGTACCACGGCGACCTGGGCGTCAACGCGGGCATCCCGCAGAACGTGTACCAGCTGGACACCAAGGCCAGGGGCCTGAAGCCGTTCAAGGACGCCAAGGGCGACATCGTCAAGGCCCGTCTGCTGCCCGGTGAGACCATGAAGCTGCCGGGCGGGAACGGCTCGATCACCTTCGACAAGGAGATCAAGTCGTGGGCCGGCTTCCAGGTGGTGCAGCAGCCCGGCACCGGGTGGGCGCTCGGTGGCGCGATCGCCGCGATCTTCGGCCTGGCCGCCTCGCTGTTCATCCAGCGCCGCCGCGTGTGGGTGCGCGCGACGACCGGAGCCGACGGCGTCACCGTCGTCGAGATGGCCGGCCTCGGCCGCAGCGAGTCCGCGAAGGTGCCCGAGGAACTGGGCGACCTGGCCGCACTCGTCCACGAGCAGGCACCCACGAAGACCGACGAGAACGACGAGACCGCCGAGAGCGACGAGTCCGCCGACGACACGACCCCCGACGCCGACCCCGAACAGGAGCCGGACGCCGCAACCCCCGTACCTGCCGCTGAAGGGGCTCAGAAAAAGTGA